The stretch of DNA GATGTAGAGCTTATAATTTATGCTTTTACTAAAGGCGGCACGACAACACCTGAGGTAATCGCATCAAACATCAGATTTATTGAGGGCTGGGAAAGTGTTTTAGGTTACTATGATATGAAAGAAAATGGTGATATAGGTGATAAAAGGATTTACTTTGAGAAATTGCGCAATGGTGAGTTTACTTTGCTTAATTACGATAAAGATGAAACATATGAAGGCATAAAAAAGTTTTTTGATGAACACTTAAAAGATATTCACAAGGAGGTTCAAAAATGATTGAGTATATAATCTTATACGTATTGGGAAGTCTGATTATAGCTATGTTTGGAGCTAACAGAAAGCTTGGATTTTGGGGATATTTTTTTGCTTCTCTTCTTTTTTCACCATTTATTGGAATAATCCTGTTTTTTGCCTCCGATAAACGGAAAAAACCAGGTTGCTGCTGATTACAGGCACCGCAAATATGTTTACCCTGTTTTGTTTACCATTTGCGGGCGGCAGTTCATACTCTTACAGAGATTTCCAGTCTCATATTGGTGATTTTATAGAAATATCTCCGCTTGAACTCCAGGGACGCGGACGAAAATACGGCACTCCGTTACAGACAAACATTTACGACATGGCAGAGGGGCTGTACCTCCAGATGAAGGACAAAATAAACGGCAGGTACGCCTTCTGGGGACACAGCATGGGGGGATGGTTAGCCTATCTGCTGGTAAAGAAGCTGACTCAGGAAAATAAACCGCTTCCGGAACACTTATTTATAAGTGGATGTGAGGCGCCGTCTATAGAAAACCGCAGACGTGACCGCCACAAACTCTCAAAGAGCGAATTTATCGCACTTCTTAGAAAATATGACGGATGCCCGGATGAGGTGCTTCAAAACGATGAACTTATGGAGCTGTTTGAGCCAATAATACGGGCTGATTTTAAAGCTGTAGAGACCTATGACTATGAACCATCGGCGCCCCTCAATCTGCCCATGACAGTAATGAGAGGTCTTAATGAAGAGATAAGTTACAGAGACGTCCTAAGGTGGCAGGATGAGACAGTTCACAAGATAAAATTATTACAATTTCCCGGTTCCCATTTTTTTATCTATGACCATTTACCGGAAATAGGGAGAATAATTACCGATACGCTTGGAAATATTCAGTGTTAATTCAAATCTGATAATAAAATTGTCATATGATCTTTATACAATATATCCGTTTCA from Nitrospirota bacterium encodes:
- a CDS encoding thioesterase, with translation MFTLFCLPFAGGSSYSYRDFQSHIGDFIEISPLELQGRGRKYGTPLQTNIYDMAEGLYLQMKDKINGRYAFWGHSMGGWLAYLLVKKLTQENKPLPEHLFISGCEAPSIENRRRDRHKLSKSEFIALLRKYDGCPDEVLQNDELMELFEPIIRADFKAVETYDYEPSAPLNLPMTVMRGLNEEISYRDVLRWQDETVHKIKLLQFPGSHFFIYDHLPEIGRIITDTLGNIQC